One window from the genome of Terriglobia bacterium encodes:
- a CDS encoding DMT family transporter has product MNARRYLVLLVVVLGSTLGDVFLSRGMKQIGHITMSNWRDLTLAITNPWVVLGTLLLIAFFASYLSALSWADLSYIMLITAFGNVLTALLAKFMLHEHIPFTRWTGILLITFGVSFVGRGPSLTVSDEPTGEPAGAASGGSKP; this is encoded by the coding sequence ATGAATGCCCGGCGCTACCTGGTCCTTCTGGTGGTTGTGCTGGGCAGCACTCTGGGTGACGTTTTTCTTTCCCGCGGCATGAAGCAGATCGGCCACATCACCATGTCGAACTGGCGCGATCTCACGCTGGCCATCACCAACCCCTGGGTCGTTCTGGGGACCCTGCTGCTGATCGCCTTCTTTGCCTCGTACCTCTCGGCGCTTTCCTGGGCGGATTTGTCTTACATCATGCTGATTACGGCGTTCGGCAACGTGCTCACGGCGCTGCTGGCAAAGTTCATGCTGCACGAGCACATTCCGTTCACCCGCTGGACGGGAATCCTGCTCATCACCTTTGGCGTGAGCTTTGTGGGACGCGGCCCATCGCTCACGGTGTCCGATGAACCAACCGGTGAGCCGGCCGGCGCCGCGTCCGGAGGGAGCAAGCCATGA